In Spirobacillus cienkowskii, a genomic segment contains:
- the purM gene encoding phosphoribosylformylglycinamidine cyclo-ligase — MTVVTQYEKAGVNIKAGEWLVDRIKKVSPTIGGFAGIYRLDDTRSLVACTDGVGTKLEIGIAMERYEDLGQDLVAMNLNDLIVCGARPLFFLDYFATGRLDVDIAHRVIKGIIKACQDHSCLLLGGETAEMPGFYDNNKFDLAGFAVGEVLNNSIIDGKKIKSGDLIFGFPSNGFHANGYSLIRKLLQTHNISLNSTIEGEILGDYLTKPTKLYVNEILNLKSQIKIKGMAHITGGGLSNITRVLPENLIFEIEKNKIPTHPIMNYFQKLGAISDEEAYNVWNMGVGFVIIIDPSDSVNIKSLCPSCFEFGIVSNLNKTQKQ; from the coding sequence AGGAGAATGGTTAGTTGATCGTATAAAAAAAGTGAGTCCTACAATTGGAGGATTTGCTGGCATTTATCGTTTGGATGACACACGTTCACTCGTTGCGTGCACAGATGGCGTGGGCACAAAGTTAGAAATAGGGATTGCGATGGAAAGGTACGAAGATCTTGGTCAAGATCTTGTGGCCATGAACTTAAATGACTTAATTGTATGCGGAGCAAGACCATTATTTTTTTTAGATTATTTTGCTACCGGGCGTTTGGATGTGGACATTGCGCACAGAGTCATTAAAGGTATTATTAAAGCATGCCAAGATCATTCCTGTCTATTATTAGGAGGAGAAACAGCAGAAATGCCTGGTTTCTATGATAATAACAAGTTTGATCTTGCTGGTTTTGCAGTTGGTGAAGTATTAAATAATTCGATAATCGACGGAAAAAAAATTAAAAGCGGTGATTTAATTTTTGGTTTTCCAAGTAATGGTTTTCACGCTAACGGCTACTCATTAATTCGAAAGTTATTGCAAACACACAATATATCTCTTAATTCTACCATTGAGGGAGAAATATTAGGTGATTACTTAACGAAACCAACAAAATTATACGTCAATGAAATTCTCAATTTAAAATCTCAAATAAAAATTAAAGGAATGGCACATATTACTGGAGGAGGACTCTCAAATATAACAAGAGTTTTGCCAGAAAATTTAATTTTTGAGATAGAAAAAAATAAAATTCCGACCCATCCAATTATGAATTATTTTCAAAAATTAGGTGCTATTTCTGATGAAGAAGCATATAATGTTTGGAATATGGGGGTTGGTTTTGTTATTATTATTGATCCATCCGATTCAGTTAACATAAAGTCACTTTGTCCGTCTTGTTTTGAGTTCGGAATCGTCTCTAATTTAAACAAAACACAAAAACAATAA
- a CDS encoding DUF167 domain-containing protein — protein sequence MKIVKTELLKNITIPATIRIKVTTKAKTEKVKQEILPDGSIFLRVYVTAPPEDGKANDAVIKLIAKSFGVSKSSVSIIKGQTSREKVLEIK from the coding sequence ATGAAAATTGTGAAAACTGAACTATTAAAAAATATCACCATACCAGCAACAATCAGAATTAAAGTGACTACTAAAGCAAAAACAGAAAAAGTTAAACAAGAGATTTTGCCAGATGGTAGCATTTTTTTAAGGGTTTATGTTACAGCGCCTCCAGAAGATGGCAAAGCCAATGACGCAGTGATTAAGTTAATTGCAAAAAGTTTTGGGGTTTCTAAATCCTCTGTTTCTATAATCAAAGGCCAAACAAGCCGCGAGAAGGTGCTTGAAATTAAGTAA
- a CDS encoding HlyD family secretion protein: MKITKKNLAILSALLFMIIIILYFVYQNIVYVSTDNAKIEGHAVLLTPKVTGFIIAVNFEQGQKVKKGQIIIEIDDRDAQNSLKQSKANLISVTAKLKEAESNYKRTERLYKIGAATQQQFDSTYANYSDIKAQMDSLHAQVAQAELTIEHTKIKAPRHGIIGKISAEVGQLAASGVPLIGFVDSEERWVIANFKETEIQSISPGSKAYIEIDAFPEKKYVGKVFSLSPATGATFTLLPPDNATGNFTKVVQRIPVKIKFEQLSEQDIDILKNGLSVFLKIKKT; encoded by the coding sequence ATGAAAATAACCAAAAAAAACTTGGCAATATTAAGTGCTTTATTATTTATGATTATAATAATTTTATATTTTGTATATCAAAATATCGTTTATGTTTCTACAGATAATGCAAAAATTGAGGGGCATGCAGTTCTACTAACGCCAAAGGTAACTGGATTTATAATTGCAGTAAATTTTGAACAGGGTCAAAAGGTAAAAAAAGGACAAATTATAATTGAAATAGATGATCGTGATGCGCAAAATTCTCTTAAACAATCAAAGGCAAACCTAATCTCGGTTACTGCCAAATTAAAAGAGGCTGAAAGTAACTATAAAAGAACAGAAAGACTTTATAAAATAGGAGCTGCAACACAGCAACAATTTGATTCAACTTATGCAAATTATTCGGATATTAAAGCACAAATGGACAGTTTGCACGCCCAAGTTGCTCAAGCGGAATTAACAATAGAGCATACTAAAATTAAAGCACCAAGACATGGAATTATCGGAAAAATTTCTGCAGAAGTGGGGCAACTGGCTGCATCAGGTGTTCCATTAATAGGTTTTGTAGATTCTGAGGAACGATGGGTGATAGCAAATTTTAAAGAGACAGAAATTCAATCTATAAGTCCTGGTAGTAAAGCCTATATAGAAATTGATGCATTTCCAGAAAAAAAATATGTTGGCAAAGTTTTTTCTTTAAGTCCTGCAACAGGAGCAACGTTTACTTTGTTACCTCCAGATAATGCAACTGGTAATTTTACTAAAGTTGTACAACGTATTCCTGTTAAAATAAAGTTTGAGCAACTTTCAGAACAAGATATTGATATCTTAAAAAATGGACTTTCTGTATTTCTAAAAATAAAAAAAACATAG
- a CDS encoding TspO/MBR family protein, producing MLKINKNYIYLTIWILSFILIGAIIGSITKSGVNSWYVTINKSPLTPPNYLFGVVWSILYTMIAISGWAIWHGKYKKIRQLKTLYIVQLIFNWAWSPIFFTYHLTGLALIWIFLIIGMVFFIILKTFDILPSIK from the coding sequence ATGCTAAAAATAAATAAAAATTATATATATTTAACAATTTGGATTTTGAGTTTTATTTTGATAGGTGCAATTATAGGGAGTATAACTAAAAGTGGTGTGAATAGTTGGTATGTAACAATCAATAAGTCACCATTGACACCTCCAAATTATTTATTTGGTGTTGTGTGGAGTATTTTATATACAATGATTGCAATCAGTGGTTGGGCAATTTGGCATGGTAAGTACAAAAAAATACGACAGTTAAAAACTTTATATATTGTTCAACTCATTTTTAATTGGGCTTGGAGTCCTATATTTTTTACTTATCATTTAACAGGGCTTGCTTTAATTTGGATTTTTTTAATTATTGGAATGGTTTTTTTTATTATTTTAAAAACTTTTGACATCCTCCCCTCAATAAAATAA
- a CDS encoding dicarboxylate/amino acid:cation symporter: protein MLFSYPLKNLKIFIKPLAYLLMILLGIACGLSSSSTFQSIGIFVSDAFIKIFKFISLPVISLSLIVTMSSYRSDASTKKIWRLTLFYTLGTTLIAASISCLLYWIIQPSRVQITALSEPLTAYTNQNYLTHILNILPTSLFSPFLEHQVMSVLLISVVIGAAIRYIPELESKQTIIHFFQGAHSLFIVITKWIIAIIPIALFGFITVTVMQLKEGFDFKGIGEYLGIIVLANIVQGLIILPLWLKINKIPVLQTIKGASPALSLAFFTKSSAGTLPVTMEVAEQKLNISPKVSRFVLPLCTSINMNGCAAFIFATVIFLMQNNGIEITASTMIAWIFIATIAAIGNAGVPMGCFFLSASLLASMNVPIVLLGLILPFYSLIDMLETSLNVWSDTCVAKVVNENCEN from the coding sequence ATGCTCTTTTCATACCCTCTAAAAAATTTAAAGATTTTTATAAAACCTTTGGCATACTTGCTCATGATTTTATTGGGCATTGCCTGTGGACTTTCATCAAGCAGCACATTTCAAAGCATTGGTATTTTTGTGTCAGATGCCTTTATAAAAATTTTTAAATTTATAAGCTTACCCGTTATTTCTCTGTCTCTCATTGTCACCATGTCGAGCTACCGCTCTGACGCCTCCACCAAAAAAATCTGGCGGCTTACATTATTTTATACCCTGGGAACAACTCTCATTGCAGCATCCATAAGCTGCTTGTTATATTGGATAATCCAACCTAGCCGCGTCCAAATAACAGCTCTTTCTGAGCCTCTTACAGCATATACTAACCAAAATTATTTAACGCACATTTTAAATATTTTACCGACAAGCCTGTTCTCTCCATTTTTAGAGCATCAAGTCATGTCGGTTTTATTAATTTCTGTTGTAATTGGCGCAGCCATTCGCTACATTCCAGAGCTTGAATCAAAGCAAACAATTATTCATTTTTTTCAGGGCGCACACTCTCTTTTTATTGTAATCACCAAATGGATTATTGCAATCATACCAATTGCTTTATTTGGCTTTATTACAGTAACCGTGATGCAGCTCAAAGAGGGGTTTGATTTTAAAGGTATTGGCGAATACTTAGGCATTATTGTACTTGCCAATATTGTACAAGGTTTAATTATCTTACCACTATGGTTAAAAATTAATAAAATTCCTGTACTGCAAACTATAAAGGGAGCATCTCCCGCTTTATCTTTGGCTTTTTTTACGAAATCTTCGGCGGGCACCTTACCTGTTACAATGGAAGTGGCTGAACAAAAACTCAATATTTCTCCAAAAGTAAGCCGCTTTGTTTTGCCCCTTTGCACCAGCATCAATATGAATGGATGCGCCGCCTTTATTTTTGCAACTGTTATTTTTCTTATGCAAAATAATGGTATAGAAATTACAGCAAGCACAATGATTGCCTGGATTTTTATTGCCACTATTGCAGCAATCGGCAATGCAGGTGTACCAATGGGATGCTTCTTTTTAAGCGCAAGCCTTCTTGCTAGCATGAATGTGCCGATTGTTCTTCTTGGACTTATTTTGCCTTTTTACAGTTTAATCGATATGCTCGAAACTTCGCTCAACGTTTGGTCTGATACCTGTGTCGCAAAAGTGGTCAATGAAAATTGTGAAAACTGA
- a CDS encoding oligopeptide:H+ symporter encodes MTVKYKQPKGMYVLAYTEVFERLSFYTLSYLLVLYASAPLAQGGLGWSNERSLALMGIYTMAAFTLPIIGSFIADRFIGRRVAVFVGGLTIILGHFLMLFSSHEIIFYAALICVASGTGFFKPCMPSLLGDLYSPHDQRREAGFSWYYFGINVGGMAAGFSSGILLQNFGYGVSLSSAGVGMIIGMLVFYFGKKHVVLEHSPKVKKISRLEKKPLTAIQIKSLHTLIITFLFFSLWTVSYNITSSGTLSLYIEKFTEKSFFGYDIPTTFFMSLESLTILAFTPILTYILSKLYRINKYPHFFSQINLAMFISAIALFYFTYLSFISLHASNSEKPFHYLQIILFIIAFSISETMISPVMMSAISRMAPLRYKSLFQSFYLAIFGITSLIAAKIGAYSLKEPFKTFLFVSITILIGAIVFYFIKGKFIKIANDAAKEEHKKLSN; translated from the coding sequence ATGACAGTAAAATATAAGCAGCCTAAGGGTATGTATGTCTTGGCGTATACAGAAGTATTTGAAAGACTGAGTTTCTATACTCTTTCTTATTTACTTGTTCTTTATGCTTCTGCACCTCTTGCACAAGGTGGGCTAGGCTGGAGTAATGAAAGATCGTTGGCATTAATGGGAATTTATACCATGGCAGCATTTACACTGCCAATAATTGGTTCTTTTATTGCAGATCGATTTATTGGACGTAGGGTGGCAGTTTTTGTAGGTGGCTTGACTATTATTTTAGGTCACTTTTTAATGCTATTTTCTAGCCATGAAATAATCTTTTATGCAGCACTTATTTGTGTGGCTTCAGGAACAGGATTTTTTAAACCGTGTATGCCCTCACTGCTTGGCGATCTTTATTCGCCGCACGATCAAAGACGAGAGGCTGGTTTTAGTTGGTATTATTTTGGCATCAATGTTGGTGGTATGGCTGCAGGTTTTAGTAGCGGAATCTTGCTGCAAAACTTTGGATATGGCGTCTCTCTGTCCTCTGCAGGAGTTGGAATGATTATTGGAATGCTAGTTTTTTATTTTGGTAAAAAGCATGTCGTTTTAGAACATTCTCCTAAAGTAAAAAAAATATCTCGCTTAGAAAAGAAACCTTTAACAGCAATTCAAATTAAATCTCTTCATACATTAATTATAACATTTTTATTTTTTAGTTTATGGACAGTAAGTTATAATATAACATCATCTGGTACTTTATCTTTATACATAGAAAAATTCACCGAAAAAAGTTTTTTTGGCTATGATATTCCAACAACATTTTTTATGTCTCTTGAAAGCTTAACTATTTTAGCATTTACTCCAATTTTAACGTATATATTATCAAAACTTTATCGTATAAACAAATATCCACATTTTTTTAGTCAAATTAATTTAGCAATGTTTATTTCTGCTATTGCTTTATTTTATTTTACATATCTTTCTTTTATAAGTTTACATGCTAGTAATTCAGAAAAACCATTTCACTATTTACAAATAATTTTATTTATAATTGCGTTTTCAATTAGTGAAACCATGATCTCACCAGTTATGATGTCAGCTATCAGTAGAATGGCACCTTTAAGATACAAATCACTATTTCAATCATTTTATCTTGCCATTTTTGGAATTACTAGTTTGATAGCGGCAAAAATAGGGGCATATTCATTAAAAGAGCCTTTTAAAACTTTTCTTTTTGTTAGTATTACTATTTTAATAGGAGCGATTGTTTTTTATTTTATCAAAGGTAAATTTATAAAAATTGCTAACGATGCAGCAAAAGAAGAACATAAAAAATTATCTAATTAA
- a CDS encoding AAA family ATPase: MSKSIFIGRKDEFERLDILYKKKKPSLVVVKGRRRIGKSRLIFEFSKKIRHQTFWSFAGLAPQEGISAQEQRDHFARQLSLILKIPSIIFHDWSDAFEHLSLHIKPGDIILFDEISWMGAKDPTFIPKLKAWWDKQTSHLLLVFCGSVSTWIEENILKSTAFFGRVNLTISLEPLSIPESAEFLRTLGMNLSDYDMYKLLSIIGGVPWYLEQLSPQITADENIKQLAFEKNGLLVNEFDRIFHDLFSAKGATYKKILDSLKDGTRTLLEIRQSIEFAHSGKLSQMMEHLIIAGFVVKQSLWSFKTEKPLKQSLYRISDPYMRFYLKVIAPNREAILNGEFDKVPLSTMPGFDAHMGLQLEALLLQNRTLLLQKLGISPVDIVRSGPYRQTKTTTQQGCQIDYLIQTKTNGLFICEFKFKRREINSDIINECREKISRLKAPKGFARVPVLFHLSGVAASVGTSAYFYRIVDIVDFLEGN, from the coding sequence ATGTCAAAATCGATATTTATTGGCCGTAAAGATGAATTCGAACGCCTAGACATCTTGTATAAAAAGAAAAAACCAAGCCTCGTAGTTGTTAAAGGGCGCCGCAGAATTGGAAAAAGTAGACTTATATTTGAGTTTTCCAAAAAAATTAGACACCAAACATTTTGGAGTTTTGCAGGACTTGCCCCTCAAGAGGGGATATCAGCGCAAGAGCAAAGGGATCATTTTGCCAGACAATTATCATTGATACTAAAAATTCCGTCTATAATTTTTCACGACTGGAGTGATGCTTTTGAGCATTTAAGTCTACATATAAAGCCAGGTGATATTATCCTATTTGATGAAATTTCATGGATGGGCGCAAAAGATCCTACCTTTATTCCCAAACTCAAAGCGTGGTGGGATAAGCAAACAAGCCATCTGTTGCTTGTTTTTTGCGGATCGGTATCAACCTGGATAGAAGAAAATATATTAAAAAGCACAGCATTCTTTGGGCGTGTCAATCTAACAATAAGTTTAGAGCCATTATCTATTCCAGAAAGTGCTGAATTTTTAAGAACACTAGGGATGAACTTATCTGATTACGATATGTACAAGCTACTAAGCATTATAGGAGGTGTTCCATGGTATTTAGAACAGCTTAGTCCCCAAATTACAGCAGATGAAAATATCAAACAGCTTGCTTTTGAAAAAAATGGTTTGTTAGTAAACGAATTTGATCGGATTTTTCACGATCTATTTAGCGCCAAAGGTGCTACTTATAAGAAAATTCTAGATAGCCTCAAAGATGGGACAAGAACCTTATTAGAAATTAGGCAGAGTATAGAGTTTGCGCACAGCGGCAAGTTAAGTCAAATGATGGAGCATTTAATTATTGCAGGTTTTGTTGTTAAACAATCTTTGTGGTCTTTTAAAACAGAAAAGCCGTTAAAGCAAAGTCTGTATAGAATTTCTGATCCCTATATGAGATTTTACCTGAAAGTCATTGCGCCAAACCGAGAAGCAATTTTAAACGGTGAGTTTGATAAGGTACCACTTTCTACCATGCCAGGTTTTGATGCACACATGGGACTGCAACTCGAAGCATTGCTTTTGCAAAATCGGACATTATTACTGCAAAAATTAGGTATTTCACCTGTAGATATTGTAAGAAGTGGCCCCTACCGACAAACAAAAACGACAACCCAACAAGGATGTCAGATTGATTACTTAATCCAAACCAAAACGAATGGACTATTTATTTGCGAATTTAAATTTAAAAGACGTGAAATTAATTCTGATATAATTAATGAATGCCGAGAAAAAATATCAAGACTGAAAGCGCCCAAAGGATTTGCACGAGTGCCTGTGCTATTTCATTTAAGCGGCGTTGCAGCAAGTGTTGGAACAAGTGCCTACTTTTATAGAATTGTTGATATTGTAGATTTTTTGGAAGGGAATTAG
- a CDS encoding penicillin-binding transpeptidase domain-containing protein, translating into MKKFQKYFTKFSYDNIDISGDKDKNNGIRNAWLSSSLEISSLEQVTF; encoded by the coding sequence ATAAAAAAATTTCAAAAATATTTCACAAAATTTTCTTATGATAATATAGATATCTCGGGAGATAAAGATAAAAATAATGGCATCAGAAATGCTTGGCTATCAAGCTCTCTTGAGATATCAAGCTTAGAGCAAGTTACTTTTTAG
- a CDS encoding DHA2 family efflux MFS transporter permease subunit, producing MDFKSKLIVFVAVLASLLEIIDTSIVNVAIPTMMGNLGATLDDISLIVTGYAVANAIILPVSAWLSERIGRRNYFLGCIAIFTAASVACGLAPNLVTLIIFRIVQGLAGGALLPTSQALIFEQFPKEKSGIAGAIFGMSVMVGPTLGPVMGGFLTDNYGWRSIFNINLPIGMIAIFIGSLCVFDRTDQQKTTKNLDYLGFVFLALGIGCFQFLIERGNTEDWFASKAILACAIISAISIVLFIWWELRTKFPILNLKLFKEPIVISGVTLMSCLGFFLYSIVFVLPVFLTTSFNFTATQTGQLFIPGSILTALMMPFIGKSVQSISDPRILIIIGLVSVEFCLFSMTYFSTETSQTQLLNSLYIRGFALAFLFVPINSTILSQFKGFDLGQVAGLLNLFRQIGGSIGIAFIDTLLTKNMKKNYNELLTHVSSVDQNSSIHFNSSMANMSHSMVKDIGLANSNDAALQILYNRVQGQVFMLSFLQLIVIMMVIFSIAFVPIFLIKLKKKVTNISDSH from the coding sequence ATGGATTTTAAGTCAAAGCTTATCGTATTTGTAGCAGTACTGGCTTCTTTGCTAGAAATCATTGATACCTCAATTGTTAATGTTGCCATACCAACGATGATGGGTAATTTAGGCGCAACTTTAGATGATATCAGTTTGATTGTGACAGGATATGCCGTTGCAAATGCAATTATTTTACCTGTTTCGGCGTGGCTTAGTGAAAGAATTGGGCGAAGAAATTATTTTTTAGGTTGTATTGCAATATTTACTGCGGCATCTGTTGCATGTGGTTTAGCGCCAAATCTTGTAACCTTAATTATTTTTAGAATTGTCCAAGGATTAGCTGGAGGTGCATTGTTACCAACTTCACAGGCTTTAATATTTGAACAATTTCCGAAAGAAAAATCTGGTATTGCAGGAGCAATTTTTGGAATGAGTGTGATGGTAGGTCCAACCTTAGGTCCAGTTATGGGGGGATTTTTAACAGATAATTATGGATGGCGTTCAATCTTTAATATCAATTTACCAATTGGTATGATTGCTATATTTATAGGATCTTTGTGTGTTTTTGATAGAACAGATCAACAAAAAACTACAAAAAACTTAGATTACTTGGGATTTGTTTTTTTAGCATTAGGTATCGGATGCTTTCAATTTTTAATAGAACGCGGAAATACTGAAGATTGGTTTGCTTCAAAAGCAATACTAGCATGTGCAATTATTTCAGCAATTTCAATTGTGCTGTTTATTTGGTGGGAATTACGCACAAAATTTCCTATTTTAAATTTAAAACTATTTAAAGAACCGATTGTTATCAGTGGTGTAACGTTAATGTCGTGTTTAGGATTTTTTTTATATAGCATTGTTTTTGTACTCCCCGTATTTTTAACAACATCTTTTAATTTTACAGCAACGCAAACTGGACAGCTTTTTATTCCTGGCTCAATTCTTACTGCTTTGATGATGCCTTTTATTGGAAAATCTGTTCAATCAATTTCTGATCCAAGAATTTTAATTATAATAGGACTTGTTTCTGTTGAGTTTTGTTTGTTTTCTATGACTTATTTTTCTACTGAAACATCCCAAACTCAATTGCTAAATTCTTTGTATATTCGTGGTTTTGCACTTGCTTTTTTATTTGTGCCTATTAATTCTACAATTTTGAGTCAATTTAAGGGGTTTGATCTAGGGCAAGTTGCTGGATTATTAAATTTATTTCGTCAAATTGGAGGCAGTATTGGAATAGCTTTTATAGATACATTGTTAACAAAAAATATGAAAAAAAATTATAATGAATTATTAACTCATGTTTCAAGCGTTGATCAAAATTCGAGTATTCATTTTAATTCAAGCATGGCAAATATGTCTCATTCTATGGTTAAAGATATTGGCCTAGCAAACTCTAATGATGCTGCATTACAAATATTGTACAATAGAGTGCAAGGACAAGTTTTTATGTTAAGTTTTTTGCAGTTGATTGTAATTATGATGGTTATATTTTCAATTGCATTTGTGCCAATTTTTCTTATTAAATTAAAAAAGAAAGTCACTAATATATCTGATTCGCATTAA
- a CDS encoding transposase, whose translation MITTYHYRIKDSGKAGRVLSKMSRSVNMVWNFCKQTQQEALKNKPVKLIDDKKSGEKVSIPYFLTKFEMNNLVSGSSKELELHSQTVQFVSEEYITRRKQFKTLLRWRGKKSLGWVPFKSSAIKIHDGKISYNKSEFSFWNSRELPEDAKIKTGSFCQDKSGHWYLNVAFESEQTGIKRDEDKEIGIDIGIKTLATCSNGEKIDRPNLRKNALKKLRYLKRCQRFAQRKQSKSKKYHSLPKSKQERKLHVKVANIRQDYLHKESTKLVKKCSLIVVGDVPCKFMNRNKKLSGISLDSGIGMFKNMLKYKAVRAASIYKEISERDSTRTCSKCSEILPRIGLGVRHWNCEKCGAVHDRDVNASINILRAYRASRPYRA comes from the coding sequence TTGATAACAACATATCACTACAGAATTAAAGATTCAGGGAAAGCAGGTAGAGTGCTTTCAAAGATGTCTCGTTCTGTAAATATGGTATGGAATTTTTGCAAACAAACTCAACAAGAAGCACTTAAAAATAAACCTGTTAAGTTAATAGATGATAAAAAATCAGGTGAAAAAGTTTCTATTCCGTATTTTTTAACAAAATTTGAAATGAATAATCTTGTAAGCGGAAGCTCAAAAGAGTTAGAACTGCATTCTCAAACAGTTCAATTTGTCTCTGAAGAATACATCACTCGCAGAAAACAATTTAAAACCCTTTTGCGTTGGCGTGGTAAAAAATCTCTCGGATGGGTACCATTTAAATCATCTGCAATTAAAATTCATGATGGCAAAATATCTTATAATAAAAGTGAGTTTTCTTTTTGGAACTCAAGAGAACTACCAGAAGATGCAAAAATAAAAACAGGCTCATTTTGTCAAGATAAGAGCGGTCATTGGTATTTAAATGTTGCTTTTGAAAGTGAGCAAACAGGAATTAAAAGGGATGAAGACAAAGAAATTGGAATTGATATTGGAATAAAAACTCTTGCAACATGTTCAAATGGTGAAAAGATTGATAGACCAAACTTAAGAAAAAATGCTTTAAAAAAACTTCGCTATTTAAAAAGATGCCAACGATTTGCACAAAGAAAACAATCAAAAAGTAAAAAATATCATTCTCTTCCAAAGTCAAAACAAGAAAGAAAACTGCATGTAAAAGTTGCCAATATTCGGCAAGACTATTTGCATAAGGAGTCAACAAAACTTGTTAAAAAATGTTCCCTAATTGTAGTTGGTGATGTTCCTTGTAAATTCATGAATCGCAATAAAAAGCTATCAGGAATATCACTCGATTCAGGAATAGGGATGTTTAAAAATATGTTGAAGTACAAAGCCGTTAGAGCTGCTTCAATATACAAAGAAATTTCAGAAAGAGATTCAACTCGGACGTGCTCAAAGTGTAGTGAAATACTACCACGGATCGGGCTTGGAGTAAGACACTGGAACTGTGAAAAGTGCGGAGCTGTACACGACAGAGACGTAAATGCTTCAATAAATATATTGCGAGCATACAGAGCCAGTCGTCCCTATCGGGCATGA
- a CDS encoding antitoxin Xre/MbcA/ParS toxin-binding domain-containing protein: MENKNTKKKHDLSEERVLGKAFWTMAHLYGFNREQQAGLLGLPNYRQRLIKLEKEQLIPKDVDKKNRVGLLLGIHKNLRILFPYNREIVYAWMSKPQEDLGGLVPIDFILENPSLSYERLAFVRRRLDYIRCAG; encoded by the coding sequence ATGGAAAATAAAAATACTAAGAAAAAACATGACCTTTCAGAAGAACGGGTATTAGGAAAAGCATTTTGGACAATGGCACACCTGTACGGTTTCAATAGAGAGCAGCAAGCTGGGCTACTTGGCTTACCAAACTATAGACAAAGATTGATTAAGCTTGAAAAAGAACAACTCATTCCCAAAGATGTTGATAAAAAAAATCGAGTTGGCCTACTACTAGGAATTCATAAAAACTTAAGAATATTATTCCCTTATAATCGCGAAATTGTTTATGCTTGGATGAGTAAACCACAAGAAGATCTTGGAGGCTTGGTTCCAATCGATTTTATATTAGAAAATCCTAGTCTTTCGTATGAACGTTTAGCATTTGTACGCAGAAGACTTGATTATATAAGGTGCGCAGGATGA